The Candidatus Poribacteria bacterium genome has a segment encoding these proteins:
- a CDS encoding sensory rhodopsin transducer, with translation MKTINNYGRAGLVHLGTVTALLNSTFGDWLASQGVSRVDLLTPKYLWFTVQGELKQTHTVPGIELHDRFFVVDRDEVKEKNAEAIADALKCYSSDGDGAYVWVIPDGYMAALTPAEQEWEQHGGGYFSHESICISNTADSDTRCLLEVLYEDPALENVSCEFDVPAHRSVHYRLDKLKGENGEPLIAKDAPVSYKITSRDARVVVQGSRILTSGENSMFASFGTVMAWCPQ, from the coding sequence ATGAAGACAATTAATAATTATGGGAGGGCGGGTCTTGTCCACTTGGGTACGGTGACCGCACTTCTGAACAGTACATTTGGAGATTGGCTCGCTTCACAAGGTGTAAGCCGTGTTGATCTGCTGACACCTAAATATTTGTGGTTTACTGTGCAAGGCGAATTAAAACAGACACATACCGTCCCGGGAATTGAATTACATGACCGGTTTTTCGTAGTTGATAGAGATGAAGTGAAAGAAAAAAATGCAGAGGCAATAGCAGATGCGCTCAAATGCTATAGTTCAGATGGTGATGGGGCTTATGTTTGGGTTATTCCGGACGGCTACATGGCGGCACTAACGCCAGCGGAACAAGAATGGGAACAACACGGCGGCGGTTATTTCTCTCACGAATCTATATGTATCTCCAACACCGCCGATAGTGATACGCGTTGTCTCTTAGAGGTGCTGTATGAGGATCCTGCACTGGAGAACGTCTCCTGCGAATTCGATGTGCCAGCACATCGCTCAGTACATTATCGGCTCGATAAACTGAAGGGCGAAAATGGTGAACCGCTTATTGCCAAAGATGCCCCGGTCAGTTACAAAATCACGAGTCGCGATGCACGGGTTGTCGTCCAAGGCTCGCGCATCCTAACAAGCGGTGAAAATAGCATGTTTGCGAGTTTTGGAACGGTGATGGCGTGGTGCCCGCAATAA
- a CDS encoding DUF433 domain-containing protein, whose translation MEQKLLLSRITLSPDQCGGRPCVRGMRIRVTDVLESLAGGLSFEETLENMPDLESEDIFACLLFAAQQMDTPIKPA comes from the coding sequence ATTGAGCAAAAACTTCTATTATCCCGAATTACGCTCAGTCCAGACCAATGCGGTGGACGGCCTTGTGTTCGAGGGATGCGGATTCGGGTGACAGATGTCTTGGAATCGCTTGCTGGCGGTCTTTCTTTTGAAGAAACTCTTGAAAATATGCCAGATCTGGAATCCGAAGATATTTTTGCGTGTCTTTTATTCGCAGCACAGCAAATGGATACTCCTATAAA